The genomic DNA TAAGTATTTTTTGTATTGTTCGCTATCTTCTACACGATTAAAGAACTTGTTTACATTGTCTTTTAGCCAATCTTTACCAAAATGGTTGTCGTTTGATATTGTATAGTTATAGCAGTCCGTTAGGTATTCGCTTAATTGAGCTAATTTTTTATTTATTGCTATACGGTTTTGTATCGTGCTTTTATTCTTTACTTTTTGATAGGTGTTTGAAAAATCGCCCTTTTTTACCTTAAAACCTGTTGAGGTACTTTGGTCTAGTTTTTTACTTATCCACACACGGACGTAAATTTTTTGGCTTTTATAATTTTCCCTAACGTAAAACTTAACTTTCATAACACACCATTTGCAATATTGCTAAAATATATATTATTCCGAATTAATTCCGAAAAAAAGTTAATTTATCCGTATTCTAATTAATTTGTGTTAATGTTTTTATTGTGGTTGGTTTTAGTTAAATGATTAACTTAGTTGGTTTTAGTAAGGTTTTAGTAAGGTTTTTGATTTGTGTGAATTAAGTAGGTTTTGTTTCCTTCGCAGTCACTTTTTTATACCCTCTTAATTAAATTTAAGAGAAGTCTTCTTTTTCCTTTAAAAAATAGAAACTCACTCATTTTTATAATAATAATTCTTATACGACGTTTAAGGATTTAGTGAAATTTAATTTTTAAAGCTTTTATAAGCGGTATTAAGAGTTGAATAATTTACTTTCTTTTTTCTAATAAGAATCAGTTCGAGTGGCTTCTCTATTTTTGATATAGAAAGATCGCCTTGGTAGTTTCGCGATATTTAGTATTCTATTAAATTCACTCGAAGCTGATTATTTAAAATACTTTATTAAAAAAGATTAGTTTAAATCTCTTAAAATTAGTTAATAGAGGTTACTTATATATATATCCGTTTTTATTTGAGTAAAATTTTTGTTTTTTTATTTCTTTAGCTATAGAATTTAGAAATAATTCAAGAAAGTTATCTTGGAATTAGAACGTATATATTAAAATATTAAGAGGTCATTTAAAATTATTTTAAATGACCTCTTTTGAGTTTTTGTATAAAAAAAATTATTTTATTTCAGAGAACCTTTTGTCAATAGCAGCTTGTAATTCATTAGGATAAATTAATGAAGGGAATTTTTTATTATAAGGGAAGTGCTCTACATAGTAAGTATTGCCTGAGCTATGTTTTAATTCATAGGTGAATTCTTCATTATTTATCTTAATTACCTTTCTTTCATTAGTGTAATTAAAATTAGTGTCAAAAAGCCTTCTGTATTCCTCATTTGACTTTTTAAATATTTCAAATTTTCCATAGTTTGCTGTTAAATTATCACTTATTGTATCAGCAAATTTACCTGTGATGTAGTCAACAGGTACAAAAATAAATTTTCCATTTTTGTATTGAGCAGAACTTATCGTTCCTCTAGAGATGATACTATCTGATATATAGTTGATAGAAGTATCTATTTGTCCATTGCTAACTTTATAAATGGCTGTGGTGATCCATGGCGAGAATTTTTCTAATTTTTCAGCTGTTGGAAGCGGAGGTGTAGTAGGGGCTGCGTCCTCTGATGAGCAAGAAATAAAAGAAATTGTACTAAGCGCTATAAAAGCTAGTTTAATGATGATTTTTTTCATGATAAATGGTTTTTAATGAGGTTTTTACATCAAATTTTATGCCATTAAAAAGAATCAATATATTTAAAAAAATAGGAGGTTGTGTATTTTATTTATACTTATTTTGCTTTATGAAACATATTTATGCTATAAAATTTAGTCTTTACTTCGTTAGTATGCTTACTTTTCTTATAAAATACATAGAGTATATATATGTTTATATATTCCATAAACCCATTTTTATTCATTTGTATTTTAGGCTTAGAAAATTATCAAAACAGCAAAAAGAAATATTGATAAATAAGTTCGGGTTTTATAATAGATTATCAGAAGAGCACAAGGTGTATTTTGAACATAGATTGTCCACCTTTATAAGGAGAAAGAAATTTATAGGGAGAGATGGATTTATAGTAACAAATGAGGTAAAAATACTTGTAGGAGGAGTTTATGTAATGTTAACTTTTGGACTGAGGAAGTATTTAATAGATGTATTTGATAAAATCATTATATATCCGTCTGCTTATTATTCTGTAATAAATAATCATTGGCATAAAGGAGAGTTTAACTACCGCTTTAAAGCGATAGTTTTTTCTTGGGAGGATTTTGTTGAAGGGATGCAAATTGAACATGATAATTTTCACTTAGGAATTCACGAATTTATGCACGCTTTAAGTTTTTATGGAAAAAAATCTAATGATTATAGTGCAAAGGTTTTCTTCGAAATGCATGAAGATATTACAAGCATCTTACACAATCCAGAGAATATATTAGATATAAAAAAGGCAAATTACTTTAGGGCTTATGCGTATACTAATAAATTGGAGTTTATGGCTGTTGTTATGGAATATTTTTTTGAATCTCCTGATGAACTTAAAGCGCATTTTCCAGTGCTGTATCAAAAAATAGTAAAAATGTTGAACTATAAGTTTTAAGATTATTTTGGAGTAGGTTCGTTATTGTTGCTTTTTACTTTACTCATAAAAATAGAAGCTATGGCCACTAGCATCAGCCCTGTAAAAGCGCTTCCTAATATTTCATGATTTTCTTTGATTAAGGTGTAAGAAAGAAACATACCTCCTGCTAATAGAAAAAAAGAAAGTATTAATCCCAAGTAATTAATCCATCTTAGCCCATTTTCATTTTTTTCTACTAGGTTGAATTTTTTATTGAATGTTTTGTGTCTGAACTCTTGTTCCTTTTCTGCTCTTGATTTTAGCCAATTTATTATTTCTGGATCAATTTGAGATAGCTTTTCTATTTCAGAAGCATCTGGTAGTAAGCTATCGTCAAAAGTTTCTTCTATCAAATGATCTTTTCTCCCGTCTCCTTGAGTTACTTGAGCTTTTCTTTTTTGTTTTGCCATTAATTAGGAGCTTCTTTTTTTTAGTTCTTTTTCAGCCTTTTTAGTATCTTTTAAAAAGATATTAATATCTTTTCGTAAAAGAATTTTATCGTGGTGTGGGGCTGGTATATCAGATATATCCAACATTTCGCATCGCATTTTTTCAATATTTTTACTGGAATGATGATAACTGCCTGTAAACATATCAGTGATATCTGATAAAAGATTTAAAAACTTTTCTGAGTTACTCACAATTTTAAAATATAGTGTCATGATTCATGAATGCAAAGTTAACTAATTAATATTTAAAGAAGTCTTAATCAAGCGTTAAGATTAAATAAATACGTTTATTTAAAATAAATAGACGTTATAGGATCTAATCTCAACAAGTTACAAAAAAAGTTTGGTTTGTATGAGGAATTGCTCTCTTATTTTATATTTTTTATAAATATCAAAACAACAGCTCGCTCTGCACTTAAGTTAAGCTTAAAAAAAGTTATATAACATGATTAAAATCAGTTTTTCTATTCTTGAAAATTAGGAAATTTGCTATAGAATTTTAACCTAAAAGACTCCTAATATTATGAAAAAAAGGATACCGATATCAGTAATTATGACCAAAGATGTAGTAACATTAAATACTACAGATGATTTAATGACGGCGGAAAAGCTATTTAAAGAAAATAGCATACGTCATATACCCGTTGTTAGAGGAAGTGAAATTATAGGAATGCTTAGCTACACAGATTTATTGAGAATTAGCTTTGCAGATGCTATTGACGAAAATGAAGCAGATGTAGATACGGTAGTGTACAATATGTTTACGATTGAGCAGGTTATGGCTAAAAATTTAGTGACAATAAATTCAAATGCAACGATAAAAGAAGTAGCTGAAATTTTATCTAAAAAAGAATTCCATGCGCTTCCTGTAGTAGATGATTCCAAATTAGTAGGAATTGTGACTACTACTGATTTGATATATTATCTGCTAGAGCAATTTTAATTTTTTACCCCCATTTTTTATATTATCTTAATTACTTAAACTAGAAATGATTTTTTATCATTTCTAGTTTTTTATGAAGAGTTATTGATCAACAGTTGGCTTATCAATAACTTTTATAGGTTTTCTATTCATTTTAGAAAATTGCAAGTTTTGAATAATTGTTTTAGAATGAAATTCTATTTTAGAGACTACTCTTGGTTTTGCTATAGAATGATCTTTTACTTCTTAAAGAAGTGACTCGGTAGGTGTGGTTTGGGTAAGAGCTTGTTAATCGGTTTTTAGTTTTGCGGTAAAATTGAATTTCAATTTTTTGAGGAATTTTACATCCTATTAGAAGAATATAATATTATTAGATATCGTTCTTAATGATGTCATAAGTATATATAAAGAAGGTAGTAAGAACTAACGAGATATTAAAAAAGCTACTTCTAGTAAAGTCTTTAATAAATAGTCAAAAATGTGAAATTATTTCTAAAGCTTTATGATTGCTATAAATTAGGAATAATCACGCAAAATTTCGACGACTCCATTCTATATTGTATTATCATTTCATCCTTATTATACAACCAAGTTATTGTAAAATGACAGTACCATTGCACTTTTAAAGTAATGGTACTGTCTATAAATTTATTAATACTCTTTATTTAAAAAAGTCCTTCTATTTTATTAGTGAAAATATCTAATGAAAATCTTAGATTAACGCAAGGACTAATTAATGTTGTAACTTAATGTCTGAGAATTTATATAAAAAATACTGCGATTATATCGTTTTTAAATGATATCTTTTATATAGTATCATAACCGTTTGAATTCTATTAAGTGACGGTATGAAAATTATTAGTCAAGTATCGTTAAAAGTCAAATTGGTATCCTATACTTAATTGAAAAACTTGGTTTAAAAGTAAGTTTTCAACATTTGTGTCTTGGAATCCATTCCCCGTGTCAACATTTCTTCCATATAAATCAGCAAGCCCTTGTTTGTAACGTAGATCAACAGTCATACCGAAAGGAAAATCATATCCAATTCCCCCCATGATAGCAAAATCGAAACCATCAGGTTTTGGAGTGATATTCTTATGATTTACTAAAAAGTCTAAAACAGGAGCTACCTGTAGGTTAAATTTACTTTTAGCTATATAAAATTTATTATTAATAACAAGCGATAAATAATTAACTTTAATCTTAGAAGAATTAGCTCCAATAGCTAATTTTCCTCCTTGTTCAGAGTATAAAATCTCAGGGTGTAAGGTATAGGTATCTGTAAATTTAAAAGAAACGGAAGTACCAGCATGAAAAGAAGTCGAACTACTTTTATTTCCACCAGAAAGTCTCTCTAAGTTTGTAATGGTTGAATTATTTAACCCAATTTTTATACCAGGTTTAATCTTCACTTGAGCGTTAATTATAAGTAAAGAAAACATAGCAAGCGCTGTTAATGCGAATTTTT from Tenacibaculum maritimum NCIMB 2154 includes the following:
- a CDS encoding zinc-dependent peptidase, which codes for MLTFLIKYIEYIYVYIFHKPIFIHLYFRLRKLSKQQKEILINKFGFYNRLSEEHKVYFEHRLSTFIRRKKFIGRDGFIVTNEVKILVGGVYVMLTFGLRKYLIDVFDKIIIYPSAYYSVINNHWHKGEFNYRFKAIVFSWEDFVEGMQIEHDNFHLGIHEFMHALSFYGKKSNDYSAKVFFEMHEDITSILHNPENILDIKKANYFRAYAYTNKLEFMAVVMEYFFESPDELKAHFPVLYQKIVKMLNYKF
- a CDS encoding CBS domain-containing protein, whose product is MKKRIPISVIMTKDVVTLNTTDDLMTAEKLFKENSIRHIPVVRGSEIIGMLSYTDLLRISFADAIDENEADVDTVVYNMFTIEQVMAKNLVTINSNATIKEVAEILSKKEFHALPVVDDSKLVGIVTTTDLIYYLLEQF
- a CDS encoding outer membrane beta-barrel protein, whose translation is MKKFALTALAMFSLLIINAQVKIKPGIKIGLNNSTITNLERLSGGNKSSSTSFHAGTSVSFKFTDTYTLHPEILYSEQGGKLAIGANSSKIKVNYLSLVINNKFYIAKSKFNLQVAPVLDFLVNHKNITPKPDGFDFAIMGGIGYDFPFGMTVDLRYKQGLADLYGRNVDTGNGFQDTNVENLLLNQVFQLSIGYQFDF